One region of Lampris incognitus isolate fLamInc1 chromosome 4, fLamInc1.hap2, whole genome shotgun sequence genomic DNA includes:
- the LOC130111487 gene encoding cytochrome b-245 light chain isoform X2 has translation MGKIEWAMWANEQALAAGLTLTDVPRAAGVFVCLLEYPRGKRNKGKSEERTGQYCFTICVKSFGPLTRNYYVRAFLHAAICVPGGFMLATVLGCVCLGIASLIYLGAAIRGEQWEPILPMKEIRKPVGESIKNPPQNPPPRPPAEIRRKRAEDLEGAAYINPIAVTANEY, from the exons ATGGGGAAAATCGAGTGGGCAATGTGGGCTAACGAACAAGCCCTTGCAGCTGGTCTCA CCTTGACAGATGTCCCCAGAGCTGCaggggtgtttgtgtgtctgctggaGTACCCAAGAGGTAAAAGAAACAAGGGCAAGAGTGAGGAGAGAAC ggGCCAATACTGCTTCACTATCTGTGTCAAATCCTTTGGACCATTAACCAGGAACTACTATGTCAGAGCATTTCTACATGCAGC AATCTGTGTTCCTGGGGGTTTTATGCTTGCTACTGTCCTCGGGTGTGTCTGCCTGGGTATTGCAAGCCTCATCTACCTCGGG GCTGCAATTCGAGGTGAACAATGGGAACCCATTCTACCAATGAAGGAGATCCGAAAGCCAGTTGGAGAAAGTATCAAAAACCCTCCTCAAAACCCCCCTCCAAGACCCCCTGCAGAGATACGCAGGAAAAGGGCAGAGGACCTAGAGGGAGCTGCCTACATCAACCCCATTGCTGTTACCGCCAACGAGTATTAA
- the mvda gene encoding diphosphomevalonate decarboxylase, with protein sequence MPEDSVDKLNMVTCTAPVNIAVIKYWGKRNEELILPINSSLSVTLHQDQLKTTTTVASSRSFQEDRIWLNGNEEDISHPRLQSCLREIRRLARKRRSDGDPGVDVTGLSHKVHVCSVNNFPTAAGLASSAAGFACLVYTLARVFGVEGELSGIARQGSGSACRSMYGGFVQWIMGQRDDGKDSIAQQVAPETHWPELRVLVLVASAERKPVGSTSGMQTSVETSRLLKHRADSVVPGRMEEMVEAVHRKDFATFAELTMKDSNQFHATCLDTYPPIFYLNNVSRQVISLVHQYNRHYRDIRVAYTFDAGPNAVIYTLQENVAEFVQVVRHFFPPETNGGQFLKGLPVDCVDLSEELKNAISLAPMPKGIGYIINTKAGPGPCVVEHPNQHLLGPDGLPKNA encoded by the exons ATGCCTGAAGACAGTGTCGACAAACTAAACATGGTGACCTGCACAGCTCCAGTGAACATAGCTGTCATCAAATACT gggggaagagaaatgaagaattGATTCTGCCCATTAACTCCTCTTTGAGTGTCACTCTGCATCAAGACCAG CTGAAAACGACCACGACCGTTGCATCCAGCAGGTCATTTCAAGAAGATCGTATATGGCTCAATGGCAACGAGGAAGACATAAGCCATCCAAGACTACAGTCTTGTCTAAGAGAAA TTCGCCGACTAGCAAGGAAGAGACGGAGTGATGGGGATCCTGGTGTGGATGTGACTGGTTTGTCTCATAAAGTCCACGTTTGTTCTGTTAACAACTTCCCTACTGCTGCTGGACTGGCCTCCTCTGCTGCTGGCTTTGCTTGTTTAG TGTACACACTGGCTCGGGTGTTTGGGGTGGAAGGAGAATTGTCTGGGATTGCAAGGCAGGGCTCAGGCAGTGCCTGTAGAAGTATGTACGGGGGATTTGTCCAGTGGATCATGGGACAGCGAGATGACGGCAAGGATAGTATAGCCCAGCAGGTGGCGCCAGAGACTCATTGGCCTGAGCTCAGGGTCCTTGTTCTAGTG GCCAGCGCTGAGCGGAAACCAGTGGGCAGTACCTCTGGGATGCAAACCAGTGTAGAAACAAGCCGCCTTCTAAAG cACCGGGCTGACTCGGTTGTCCCGGGCAGAATGGAGGAGATGGTTGAGGCAGTGCACAGGAAGGACTTTGCTACATTTGCTGAGCTAACAATGAAGGACAGTAATCAGTTCCATGCCACCTGCCTTGACACTTACCCTCCAATATTCTACCTCAACAATGTGTCTCGTCAAGTCATCAGTTTAGTACATCAGTATAACCGACACTACAGGGACATAAGG GTGGCCTACACTTTTGATGCAGGGCCAAATGCTGTGATCTACACTCTACAGGAAAATGTTGCTGAGTTTGTCCAGGTGGTACGCCATTTCTTCCCTCCAGAGACCAACGGAGGACA ATTTTTAAAGGGTCTTCCAGTTGACTGTGTAGACCTTTCCGAGGAGCTGAAGAACGCTATTAGTTTGGCACCCATGCCAAAAGGAATTGGCTACATTATTAATACCAAG GCTGGACCAGGCCCTTGTGTTGTGGAACACCCAAACCAGCATCTGCTGGGACCTGATGGTTTACCCAAGAATGCCTGA
- the LOC130111487 gene encoding cytochrome b-245 light chain isoform X1, giving the protein MGKIEWAMWANEQALAAGLILLTGGIVGVAGQFRGWQFAAYGVAAGVFVCLLEYPRGKRNKGKSEERTGQYCFTICVKSFGPLTRNYYVRAFLHAAICVPGGFMLATVLGCVCLGIASLIYLGAAIRGEQWEPILPMKEIRKPVGESIKNPPQNPPPRPPAEIRRKRAEDLEGAAYINPIAVTANEY; this is encoded by the exons ATGGGGAAAATCGAGTGGGCAATGTGGGCTAACGAACAAGCCCTTGCAGCTGGTCTCA TTCTCCTTACTGGCGGTATCGTGGGGGTGGCTGGACAGTTCAGGGGCTGGCAATTTGCTGCTTATGGGGT AGCTGCaggggtgtttgtgtgtctgctggaGTACCCAAGAGGTAAAAGAAACAAGGGCAAGAGTGAGGAGAGAAC ggGCCAATACTGCTTCACTATCTGTGTCAAATCCTTTGGACCATTAACCAGGAACTACTATGTCAGAGCATTTCTACATGCAGC AATCTGTGTTCCTGGGGGTTTTATGCTTGCTACTGTCCTCGGGTGTGTCTGCCTGGGTATTGCAAGCCTCATCTACCTCGGG GCTGCAATTCGAGGTGAACAATGGGAACCCATTCTACCAATGAAGGAGATCCGAAAGCCAGTTGGAGAAAGTATCAAAAACCCTCCTCAAAACCCCCCTCCAAGACCCCCTGCAGAGATACGCAGGAAAAGGGCAGAGGACCTAGAGGGAGCTGCCTACATCAACCCCATTGCTGTTACCGCCAACGAGTATTAA